From a region of the Salinispira pacifica genome:
- a CDS encoding thymidine kinase: MLTSSHSSDASEFFKSLGLPNVQIHHAINHFDFTKPSRRILVIGPMGSGKTEYSARIWRDARVALNKSKEFAKSTVTQGADRRNVFFIRSILDLQRFSDYPEDALAYRGGFERLGENIARISDSFGLEKVLMDNPEAGTWILDEASFYDERIAYVTKKASIERGLVFVFPTLILNFRKDIFNSSARLLLDTATDVFPLTAYCEHADCMADSFFTYRYYRVDGQECPALYFDPLIIVGGDNVKDDPREPNYCTRCEEHHYLPGKEYTFLILKPLGLEAARGNLEPLKGELSLLKEDIANSGLASHFNEKYDPQSESGIANRRALLVPNIAERALIYLFVEQNLIGEQTLVELAGELSLDQEYINRRLEDNGRVVHW, translated from the coding sequence ATGCTAACAAGCAGCCATTCTTCGGATGCCAGCGAGTTTTTCAAGAGTCTGGGACTTCCGAATGTGCAAATACACCATGCCATAAATCATTTCGATTTCACGAAACCTTCCCGGCGAATTCTGGTGATCGGTCCCATGGGATCGGGGAAGACCGAGTACTCCGCACGGATCTGGCGTGATGCCCGGGTTGCCCTGAACAAATCGAAAGAGTTTGCCAAAAGCACCGTCACCCAGGGCGCGGACCGGCGGAATGTGTTTTTCATCCGCTCCATCCTGGATCTTCAGCGTTTCAGCGACTATCCCGAGGATGCTCTGGCCTACCGGGGCGGATTCGAGAGGCTGGGGGAGAATATCGCCCGGATCTCCGATTCCTTCGGTCTGGAGAAGGTTCTCATGGATAATCCCGAGGCGGGCACCTGGATTCTGGATGAGGCCAGCTTTTACGACGAGCGGATCGCCTATGTAACCAAAAAGGCCAGCATCGAGCGGGGTCTGGTGTTTGTATTTCCCACACTCATTCTGAATTTCAGGAAAGATATTTTCAACTCCAGCGCCCGTCTTCTTCTGGATACCGCCACGGATGTGTTCCCTCTCACCGCATACTGCGAGCATGCCGACTGCATGGCCGATTCGTTTTTTACCTACCGCTACTACCGGGTGGACGGTCAGGAATGCCCGGCGCTGTATTTTGATCCCCTCATAATCGTCGGTGGCGACAACGTGAAAGACGATCCCCGGGAACCCAATTACTGCACCCGCTGCGAGGAACACCATTATCTCCCGGGAAAAGAGTATACATTTCTTATCCTCAAACCCCTGGGGCTGGAGGCGGCCCGGGGAAATCTGGAACCCCTGAAAGGCGAACTGAGCCTGCTGAAAGAGGATATTGCCAACTCGGGACTTGCCAGCCATTTCAATGAAAAATACGACCCCCAGAGCGAGTCGGGCATCGCCAACCGCAGGGCCCTGCTGGTGCCCAATATTGCAGAACGGGCGCTTATCTACCTCTTTGTTGAACAGAACCTCATCGGGGAACAGACCCTGGTGGAACTGGCGGGGGAACTGAGTCTTGATCAGGAATACATCAATCGCAGGCTTGAGGATAACGGCCGGGTGGTTCACTGGTAA
- a CDS encoding class I SAM-dependent methyltransferase, with product MNADGDNQPDIKSAFIYEQAQLYRSLFERYEVDITWLSRLISSRFPSRNPRILELACGEARILKGLAYRGSSTRLSGLDISPRMLELARSLVPDAALYQTDMRDFRLGEHYDLILLMANSLSHILSREDRRNVYDSISRHMGTGGLAVCAVLTSRGYEDSLNTPVTMGECSDSRGNRFEVFEQSRMLEEDTIQVDWYFQAETSDADDLHNTFTLHCFQPGELAGEIRESGGEILETLHGFRSDMDFWDIHVYRTA from the coding sequence ATGAACGCTGACGGCGATAATCAACCTGATATCAAATCCGCTTTTATTTATGAGCAGGCACAGCTGTACCGTTCCCTGTTTGAACGCTATGAAGTTGATATAACCTGGCTTTCCCGGTTAATTTCCAGCAGATTCCCCTCCCGGAATCCCCGGATACTTGAGTTGGCCTGCGGTGAGGCCCGGATTCTCAAAGGGCTGGCCTACCGTGGATCCAGCACCCGACTCAGCGGTCTGGATATCTCGCCCCGGATGCTTGAGCTGGCCCGGAGTCTGGTTCCCGATGCCGCCTTGTATCAGACTGATATGAGAGACTTCCGCCTGGGCGAACACTACGATCTCATTCTTCTCATGGCCAACAGTCTCAGTCACATTCTCAGCCGGGAGGATCGCAGGAACGTGTATGATTCTATTTCCCGGCACATGGGTACAGGCGGTCTGGCAGTGTGCGCAGTCCTGACTTCCCGGGGCTATGAGGATTCTCTCAACACCCCGGTGACCATGGGGGAGTGCAGTGATTCCCGGGGAAACAGGTTTGAGGTGTTCGAACAGAGCCGCATGCTGGAGGAGGACACAATTCAGGTGGACTGGTATTTCCAGGCTGAAACATCCGACGCTGATGATCTTCACAATACCTTTACGCTGCACTGCTTTCAGCCCGGGGAACTGGCCGGGGAAATCCGGGAGTCCGGGGGCGAAATTCTTGAAACTCTTCACGGGTTCCGCAGTGATATGGATTTCTGGGATATTCATGTTTACAGAACCGCATAA